From one Triticum aestivum cultivar Chinese Spring chromosome 4B, IWGSC CS RefSeq v2.1, whole genome shotgun sequence genomic stretch:
- the LOC123094296 gene encoding antimicrobial peptides-like, which translates to MGFIHKGGVWWFLLLAGVLLAAAAAAGAEQDDGAVATAVPEVEEADEARLRVDDPEENDSCDLKCQHHQVPARKKQCVDECHSREHHHPSRASCENKCSHWQDPTRKDQCVQQCMRRGLSLAVGGGNDVDEHRHAQEEEVAGECQLSCQRKCQGWKDRTKHQQCVRQCVRGSNIVDDEHLRGWEAVAGAIIEAV; encoded by the coding sequence ATGGGGTTCATTCACAAGGGTGGGGTTTGGTGGTTCCTCCTGCTCGCCGGGGTGCTgctggctgcggcggcggcagcaggcgcGGAGCAGGACGATGGGGCGGTAGCCACTGCTGTcccggaggtggaggaggcggatgAGGCCCGTCTGCGCGTCGATGATCCGGAGGAGAACGACTCGTGCGACCTCAAGTGCCAACACCACCAAGTTCCGGCGAGGAAAAAGCAGTGCGTCGACGAGTGCCACAGCCGGGAGCATCACCACCCCAGCAGAGCATCTTGCGAGAACAAGTGTAGCCACTGGCAAGACCCGACGAGGAAGGACCAGTGCGTGCAACAGTGCATGCGCCGCGGCCTCAGCCTCGCTGTGGGCGGCGGCAACGACGTCGACGAGCACCGCCACGCCcaagaggaggaggtcgccggggagTGCCAACTGTCTTGCCAAAGGAAGTGCCAGGGCTGGAAAGATCGGACCAAGCACCAACAGTGCGTGCGACAGTGCGTTCGCGGCAGCAACATCGTCGACGACGAGCACCTCCGCGGCTGGGAAGCGGTGGCGGGCGCCATCATCGAGGCGGTGTGA